The window GACGCCCTCGACGACGGGCCGAGCGGCGGCCGCCACGACAGCGGTCACCTCCGCCGGCGGGCGGACGGCGAAAGCGAGACGCACCACCGCGAATCAGATGCCCATCGGATGCCAGACCGTCTTGGTCTCCAGAAATGCACCGAGTCGCGAGACACCCGGATCGCCCGTCCAGCTGGGCTCGCCGCCGGCCGGGGCGCGGAGCACCCGCTTGATGTTGTCGGCGGAGCGTCGTTCGAGGTCGGTACTCTGCTTCGGATCCGCGCCGGTGAGGTCGATCGCGTTGACGTCCATGTGCGAGGCCAACCACGGTGCGAGCTCGGTGGTGATGCCGGTCAACAGGTTGATGACGCCGCCCGGCAGGTCGGAGGTCGCGAGCACCTCCGCCAAGGCGATCGCCGGCAACGGCCGGCGCTCCGAGGCCACCACGACGGTCGTGTTGCCGGAGGCGACCACGGGCGCGACGACGCTCACCAAGCCGAGCAGCGACGAGCGCTGCGGCGCCACCACCGCCACGACTCCGGTCGGCTCGGGAACGGAGAAGTCGAAATACGGCCCGGCGACCGGGTTGGTGCCGCCGAACACTTGGGCGATCTTGTCGGTCCACCCGGCGTACCACACCCAGCGGTCGATGGCCCGGTCCACGGTGGACCTTGCGGTGCGGGCCGACACGCCCTCACCGGCCACGACGGCGTCGATGAACTCCGCCCGCCGGCCCTCGAGCATCTCCGCGATCCGGTAGAGCACCTGGCCACGGTTGTACGCCGTTGCCTGCGACCATTTCCCGAACGCCTTGCGGGCGGCGACCACCGCATCGCGGGCGTCCTTCCGCGACGCCTGTGCGGCGTTGGCGAGGAACCCGCCGCGCGCGGAGTCGACGACGTAGGAGCGAGCCGACTCCGATCGGGGGAAGGCCCCACCGATGTAGAGCTTGTAGGTCTTGCGGACCGGTGCCCGGCTCGCGGTGACGCGCTCAGGCATCGAGGTAGGCCTCCAGTCCGTGGCGGCCACCTTCGCGACCGAAGCCGGATTCCTGGTAGCCGCCGAACGGCGACGTCGGATCGAACCGGTTGAACGTGTTGGCCCACACCACGCCGGCCCGCAGCC of the Mycobacteriales bacterium genome contains:
- a CDS encoding aldehyde dehydrogenase family protein; translated protein: MPERVTASRAPVRKTYKLYIGGAFPRSESARSYVVDSARGGFLANAAQASRKDARDAVVAARKAFGKWSQATAYNRGQVLYRIAEMLEGRRAEFIDAVVAGEGVSARTARSTVDRAIDRWVWYAGWTDKIAQVFGGTNPVAGPYFDFSVPEPTGVVAVVAPQRSSLLGLVSVVAPVVASGNTTVVVASERRPLPAIALAEVLATSDLPGGVINLLTGITTELAPWLASHMDVNAIDLTGADPKQSTDLERRSADNIKRVLRAPAGGEPSWTGDPGVSRLGAFLETKTVWHPMGI